A region of Polynucleobacter sp. JS-Mosq-20-D10 DNA encodes the following proteins:
- the rfaE1 gene encoding D-glycero-beta-D-manno-heptose-7-phosphate kinase — translation MEKANREQFSKARLLVVGDVMLDRYWFGDTNRISPEAPVPVVQVGKIDERLGGAANVARNVAALGAKTTILGVIGNDEPGHRVTELLKSSGVDSQLEIDSKVPTTVKLRVIARQQQLIRLDFEEAPSELALAQKLERYEKLVGDADVVILSDYGKGALGQVTLMIEQARAQKKTILVDPKGDDYAKYRGATVLTPNRSELRQVVGQWTSEEDLTKRAQDLRKSLNLEALLLTRSEEGMSLFTEAGVSHVKAQAREVFDVSGAGDTVIGTLAVALAAGWPLERAMALANRAGGIVVGKLGTATVTSEELQ, via the coding sequence GTGGAAAAAGCTAACCGAGAACAGTTTTCTAAAGCCCGCTTATTGGTAGTGGGCGATGTCATGCTGGATCGCTATTGGTTTGGTGATACGAATCGGATTTCTCCTGAGGCGCCAGTACCCGTTGTTCAAGTAGGCAAGATTGACGAGCGTTTGGGTGGTGCTGCCAACGTTGCTCGTAACGTTGCAGCTCTTGGCGCAAAGACAACGATTTTAGGTGTGATTGGTAATGATGAGCCAGGACATCGCGTTACCGAGTTGCTGAAATCGAGTGGTGTTGATAGTCAATTAGAGATCGACAGCAAAGTGCCAACCACTGTGAAGTTACGAGTCATTGCAAGACAACAGCAATTGATACGTTTGGACTTTGAAGAGGCTCCTAGTGAGTTAGCACTGGCTCAAAAATTAGAGCGCTATGAAAAGCTCGTAGGCGATGCTGATGTGGTGATTTTGTCTGACTACGGCAAGGGTGCATTAGGTCAAGTCACTTTAATGATTGAGCAGGCTCGTGCTCAAAAGAAAACGATTCTCGTTGACCCTAAAGGTGATGACTACGCTAAATATCGTGGCGCCACTGTACTTACTCCAAACCGTAGCGAACTCCGCCAAGTCGTGGGTCAATGGACCAGTGAAGAGGATCTTACAAAGAGAGCGCAAGATCTCAGAAAATCTTTAAACCTAGAGGCCCTTCTTCTGACGCGCTCCGAGGAGGGAATGAGTTTATTTACTGAGGCAGGTGTGAGCCATGTGAAGGCGCAGGCACGCGAAGTGTTTGATGTATCAGGTGCGGGCGATACCGTGATAGGAACGCTGGCAGTAGCATTGGCAGCTGGCTGGCCGCTTGAAAGAGCGATGGCTTTGGCTAATCGTGCGGGTGGTATTGTGGTGGGCAAATTGGGCACTGCCACCGTTACTTCAGAGGAATTGCAATGA
- a CDS encoding UDP-glucose/GDP-mannose dehydrogenase family protein, with amino-acid sequence MKVTIIGSGYVGLVTGACLAEQGNNVFCVDVDPKKIEILNSGGVPIYEPGLKEMIERNRAAGRLQFSTDIAASVDHGDIQFIAVGTPPDEDGSADLQYVVAAARNIGRHMTTSKVIVDKSTVPVGTADKVGAAITEELQKRGLSPELCSVVSNPEFLKEGAAVEDFMRPDRIVIGTQSTPAGLRAKEQMRKLYAPFNRHHERTYYMDVKSAELTKYAANAMLATRISFMNELANLADLVGADIEAVRQGIGSDSRIGYGFLYSGTGYGGSCFPKDVSALSKTAIEHGRDLKILDAVEAVNEAQKYILVEKIEKRFGADLKGKKFAMWGLAFKPNTDDMREAPSRVIIQELVKRGAQVVAHDPVAMPETKHCLEVDFKGNPEGLKQVTLVDDPMAATQDADALVIVTEWKAFRSPDFELLKAKLKNPIIFDGRNLYEPQAMQELGIEYRGIGRHN; translated from the coding sequence TTGAAAGTCACCATCATCGGCAGCGGTTACGTTGGTCTTGTTACAGGCGCTTGCTTAGCAGAGCAGGGCAATAACGTTTTTTGTGTTGACGTCGACCCTAAAAAGATTGAGATTCTCAATTCTGGTGGTGTGCCTATTTACGAACCTGGCTTAAAAGAGATGATTGAGCGCAATCGCGCTGCGGGCCGTTTACAGTTCTCTACCGATATTGCAGCCTCTGTCGATCATGGCGACATTCAATTTATTGCGGTAGGTACCCCTCCAGATGAAGATGGTTCAGCTGATCTGCAATACGTTGTAGCAGCTGCTCGCAATATTGGTCGCCATATGACCACTTCTAAAGTGATTGTTGATAAATCGACTGTGCCAGTGGGCACTGCTGATAAAGTTGGAGCTGCGATTACTGAAGAGCTCCAAAAAAGGGGTCTCTCACCAGAGCTGTGCTCCGTAGTCTCCAATCCAGAGTTCCTTAAAGAGGGCGCTGCTGTAGAAGACTTTATGCGGCCTGATCGCATTGTGATTGGAACGCAAAGTACCCCAGCAGGCCTGAGAGCTAAAGAGCAGATGCGCAAACTCTATGCCCCATTTAATCGCCATCATGAGCGCACTTATTACATGGATGTGAAGAGTGCTGAGCTGACCAAATATGCAGCTAATGCGATGTTGGCTACCCGCATCTCCTTCATGAATGAGTTAGCTAATCTAGCTGATTTGGTAGGGGCTGATATTGAAGCCGTGCGCCAAGGGATTGGTTCAGACTCCCGCATTGGTTATGGCTTTTTATACTCCGGTACAGGCTACGGCGGCTCTTGCTTTCCCAAGGATGTTTCAGCCTTGTCTAAAACTGCTATTGAGCATGGACGTGATCTGAAGATTCTGGATGCTGTAGAGGCAGTCAACGAAGCCCAAAAATACATTTTGGTAGAGAAGATTGAAAAACGTTTTGGTGCTGACCTTAAAGGTAAAAAGTTTGCCATGTGGGGCTTGGCTTTTAAACCCAATACCGACGATATGCGCGAGGCACCTAGTCGAGTCATCATTCAGGAGTTGGTCAAGCGCGGCGCCCAAGTGGTGGCCCATGATCCAGTAGCGATGCCAGAAACTAAGCACTGTCTTGAAGTAGACTTCAAGGGCAATCCAGAAGGTCTCAAGCAAGTGACCTTGGTGGATGATCCAATGGCAGCAACCCAAGACGCCGATGCCCTTGTAATCGTGACCGAGTGGAAGGCCTTCCGTAGCCCGGATTTTGAGCTTCTCAAAGCCAAACTCAAGAACCCCATCATCTTTGATGGTCGTAATCTGTATGAGCCGCAAGCTATGCAAGAATTAGGCATTGAGTACCGAGGTATTGGTCGTCATAATTAA
- the lapB gene encoding lipopolysaccharide assembly protein LapB yields MIQIATSWLLLIPVMFGIGWLASRWDLRLENRMDERERMRQQRSTFKGLSLLLNEQPDQAIETLVKIAQLDPETIDLHFALGNLFRRRGETERAIRIHQHLANRDDLKPRDRDHAAYELGRDFLRAGLLDRAEASLNRVGEGKFAAPAKESLLEMYQIERDWKKAIIAASELEALQGKSHHTEIAQFHCELGQEALRRKDLPAVEQSVQLALQAVPHHARALILQGDYLIAMDRPAQAIDVWAVIAKTHPAYMHLLADRWMAAHTALDKADLGLSALCELLKTQASGELLDIVQKHMTQIRGAQAAEVMLVEVMQHSPSLSALAKLAETRLALAQSNGTPERVSDLQATLSLLKQRTTSLARYTCGNCGFRARRFYWQCPGCNYWEAYSPRRSEGAVPSGPSM; encoded by the coding sequence ATGATTCAGATTGCAACCTCCTGGCTGTTGTTAATACCAGTCATGTTTGGCATTGGTTGGTTGGCTAGTCGCTGGGATCTGCGTCTTGAGAATCGCATGGATGAGCGTGAGCGCATGCGTCAGCAACGTTCAACTTTTAAAGGTTTAAGTCTTTTATTAAATGAGCAGCCAGATCAGGCAATTGAGACATTAGTCAAGATCGCTCAGCTTGATCCTGAAACAATCGATCTTCACTTTGCTTTAGGTAATTTATTTCGACGCCGTGGCGAAACTGAGCGTGCGATTCGAATTCACCAACACTTGGCTAATCGCGATGACTTAAAGCCACGTGATCGAGATCATGCTGCCTATGAATTAGGTCGTGATTTTCTGCGTGCTGGTTTATTAGACCGTGCTGAAGCGTCATTAAATCGGGTGGGTGAAGGCAAGTTTGCAGCGCCCGCAAAAGAGAGTCTGCTCGAGATGTATCAAATTGAGCGGGACTGGAAAAAAGCCATTATTGCTGCAAGCGAGCTCGAGGCCTTACAAGGCAAGTCACATCACACCGAGATCGCACAGTTTCATTGTGAGCTTGGTCAAGAAGCATTGCGTCGCAAAGATTTGCCGGCAGTTGAGCAGTCTGTTCAGTTGGCATTACAAGCAGTTCCGCATCACGCACGTGCACTCATTTTGCAAGGTGATTATTTAATAGCCATGGATCGCCCAGCTCAGGCAATTGATGTATGGGCTGTAATTGCGAAGACTCATCCTGCTTATATGCATTTGCTTGCAGATCGCTGGATGGCTGCGCACACAGCGTTGGATAAGGCAGATTTAGGTTTGAGTGCGCTTTGTGAGTTGCTGAAAACTCAAGCCTCTGGTGAGTTACTCGACATTGTGCAAAAGCATATGACCCAAATTCGTGGGGCGCAAGCTGCTGAGGTCATGCTAGTTGAGGTGATGCAGCATTCACCAAGTTTGAGTGCTCTCGCGAAATTGGCGGAAACACGTTTAGCATTAGCCCAGAGCAATGGCACGCCAGAGCGAGTTTCTGATCTACAGGCAACATTGAGTTTACTGAAGCAGCGTACAACTAGTCTGGCTCGCTATACCTGTGGTAACTGTGGTTTCCGTGCGAGACGTTTTTACTGGCAGTGTCCAGGTTGTAATTATTGGGAGGCATACTCCCCAAGACGTAGCGAGGGAGCTGTTCCTAGCGGCCCTTCAATGTAG
- the rpsA gene encoding 30S ribosomal protein S1: MSESFAELFEESLTRSNMKTGQVISAEVLRIDHNFVVVNAGLKSEAFIPVEEFHNDAGEIEVAPGDFVSVAIDALENGYGDTILSRDKAKRLASWMNLEKALEQAEIVTGTVTGKVKGGLTVMVNGIRAFLPGSLVDTRPIKDTSPYEGKTMEFKVIKLDRKRNNVVLSRRAVVEASQGEERAKLMSNLKEGSVVQGIVKNITDYGAFVDLGGIDGLLHITDLAWRRVRHPSEMLTVGQEVTAKILKFDQEKNRVSLGVKQLGDDPWVGIARRYPPNTRLFGKVTNLTDYGAFVEIESGIEGLVHVSEMDWTNKNVAPSKATALGTEVEVMVLDIDEDKRRISLGIKQCKANPWEEFSRGQQKGDKLTGAIKSITDFGVFIGLPGGIDGLVHLSDISWNEPGEEAVKKYKKGDEVEATVLAIDVEKERISLGIKQLSGDPFNNYTSVSDKGSLVTGTVKAVDAKGATIHLADEVEAYLRASEISTDRVEDARNVLKEGDSVTAMIINIDRKSRAINLSIKAKDSSDQQDAMSKLQGDAQSGTTNLGALLKAKMDNQG; encoded by the coding sequence ATGTCTGAATCATTTGCAGAACTATTTGAAGAATCATTAACCCGATCGAATATGAAGACCGGCCAAGTTATTTCGGCTGAAGTACTTCGCATCGACCATAACTTCGTCGTTGTTAACGCTGGATTGAAATCCGAAGCGTTTATTCCTGTTGAAGAATTCCATAACGACGCTGGAGAGATTGAAGTAGCTCCTGGCGATTTCGTTTCTGTTGCTATTGACGCTCTGGAGAACGGCTATGGCGACACAATCCTTTCCCGTGACAAAGCGAAACGCTTGGCATCATGGATGAACTTGGAGAAAGCGCTTGAGCAAGCTGAGATCGTTACTGGTACTGTTACCGGTAAGGTCAAAGGTGGCTTGACAGTCATGGTGAACGGTATCCGTGCATTCTTGCCTGGATCACTCGTTGATACACGCCCAATCAAAGACACCAGCCCTTACGAAGGTAAGACGATGGAGTTCAAGGTTATCAAGCTTGACCGTAAGCGTAATAACGTAGTGTTGTCACGTCGTGCAGTTGTTGAAGCTAGCCAAGGTGAAGAGCGCGCGAAGTTGATGTCTAACCTCAAAGAAGGTAGCGTTGTTCAAGGTATCGTTAAGAACATCACTGACTACGGCGCGTTCGTGGACCTCGGTGGTATCGACGGACTCTTGCACATTACCGATTTGGCATGGCGTCGTGTGCGTCACCCAAGCGAGATGTTGACTGTTGGTCAAGAAGTTACCGCAAAGATTTTGAAGTTTGATCAAGAGAAGAACCGTGTTTCACTCGGCGTGAAGCAGCTTGGTGATGATCCATGGGTTGGTATCGCTCGTCGTTACCCACCAAACACCCGTTTATTCGGTAAGGTAACCAACCTGACTGATTACGGCGCGTTCGTAGAAATCGAATCTGGTATCGAAGGTTTGGTACACGTTTCTGAAATGGACTGGACCAACAAGAACGTTGCTCCAAGCAAAGCTACTGCATTAGGAACCGAAGTTGAAGTCATGGTTCTGGATATTGATGAAGACAAGCGTCGTATCAGCTTGGGCATCAAGCAGTGCAAAGCAAATCCATGGGAAGAGTTCTCACGTGGCCAACAAAAAGGCGACAAGTTGACTGGCGCAATCAAGTCGATTACTGACTTTGGCGTGTTCATTGGCTTGCCTGGTGGTATTGACGGTTTGGTTCACCTTTCGGACATTTCTTGGAATGAGCCTGGCGAAGAAGCTGTTAAGAAATACAAAAAAGGCGATGAAGTTGAAGCTACTGTATTGGCTATTGATGTTGAGAAAGAGCGTATCTCTCTCGGTATCAAGCAATTGTCTGGTGACCCATTCAATAACTACACATCCGTAAGTGACAAGGGTAGCCTTGTAACTGGTACTGTGAAGGCTGTTGATGCTAAGGGTGCAACGATTCACTTGGCTGATGAAGTTGAAGCTTACTTACGTGCTTCTGAGATCTCAACAGATCGCGTTGAAGATGCACGCAATGTATTGAAAGAAGGCGATAGCGTAACTGCAATGATCATTAATATTGATCGCAAGTCACGTGCAATCAATCTTTCAATCAAAGCTAAAGACAGCTCTGACCAACAAGATGCTATGAGCAAGCTCCAAGGTGATGCGCAGTCTGGCACAACCAACTTGGGCGCCTTGTTAAAAGCAAAAATGGACAATCAAGGCTAA
- the cmk gene encoding (d)CMP kinase has translation MNLPPVIAIDGPTASGKGTVASLVAEKLGFHYLDSGALYRLVALGSQKASIDPQNGPELGILAKKLVISFKNGQILLNSEDVTDAIRTESVGLRASAIAVHPEVRQALVAVQHGFRLAPGLVADGRDMASVIFPDAVLKIFLTATAEARAERRYKQLIAKGISVKLEDLLHDLQERDARDSSRGAAPLLVADGAEVLETSELSIDQAVKTVLDWYQSKTA, from the coding sequence ATGAATTTGCCTCCAGTGATTGCTATAGATGGGCCAACCGCTTCCGGTAAAGGGACGGTGGCTTCTTTGGTGGCGGAAAAGTTGGGCTTTCATTACCTGGACAGTGGTGCACTCTACCGGCTTGTCGCTTTGGGGAGTCAAAAAGCATCCATTGATCCTCAAAATGGCCCAGAACTGGGTATTTTGGCTAAAAAACTGGTGATTTCCTTCAAAAATGGCCAAATTCTGCTCAATTCGGAAGATGTGACGGATGCTATTCGCACAGAAAGTGTTGGTTTACGAGCCTCCGCAATTGCGGTTCATCCAGAGGTCAGGCAGGCTTTAGTGGCTGTTCAACATGGCTTTAGGCTTGCTCCGGGCTTAGTTGCTGATGGTCGCGACATGGCAAGCGTGATATTTCCCGATGCTGTTTTGAAGATTTTCCTCACGGCGACTGCTGAAGCTAGAGCTGAACGACGGTATAAGCAATTGATAGCTAAGGGAATTTCTGTTAAACTAGAGGACTTGTTGCACGATTTGCAAGAGCGCGATGCTAGAGACAGTAGTCGAGGTGCCGCTCCTTTGTTAGTCGCAGACGGCGCCGAAGTGCTAGAAACATCGGAATTATCGATAGATCAAGCAGTTAAGACGGTTTTAGATTGGTATCAATCAAAAACAGCTTAA
- the aroA gene encoding 3-phosphoshikimate 1-carboxyvinyltransferase, which produces MSGLPDIQVGPFKRAQGSIILPGSKSISNRALLLAALSSGTTTLKNLLDADDTQVMRNALRQLGLSVTDHADKVCVVEGCSGKFPIQNADLFMGNAGTAIRPLTAALAMQGGNYRLSGVPRMHERPIRDLVDGLRQVGAKIDYELQEGYPPIKILAADIEIQDVVKVRGDVSSQFLTALLMALPLVAKQPVRIEVIGELISRPYIDITLKLMARFGVKVACPDAQSFVIPAKTSDAVYQSPGALSVEGDASSASYFLALGAIGGGPVRVLGVGSQSIQGDVAFADALALMGAKISFGEDWIEVTGVQNTNGKLNGITIDCTEIPDAAMTLAVAALFAEGPTRLNNIASWRVKETDRIAAMTKELTKVGAIVEEGADYIVVQAPSSASDWKSSAEGIDTYDDHRMAMCFSLAAFGPNALKINDPNCVAKTFPTYFAEFAKIVS; this is translated from the coding sequence ATGAGTGGGTTACCAGATATTCAAGTTGGGCCCTTCAAAAGAGCGCAAGGCTCGATTATCTTGCCGGGATCTAAGAGTATTTCTAATCGCGCTTTGTTATTGGCTGCCCTGTCCTCAGGCACAACCACCCTCAAAAATTTACTGGATGCTGACGATACCCAGGTGATGCGTAATGCACTTCGTCAATTGGGTCTATCGGTAACTGACCATGCTGACAAAGTCTGTGTGGTTGAAGGTTGCAGTGGGAAGTTCCCGATACAAAATGCAGATCTTTTTATGGGTAATGCAGGTACGGCAATTCGTCCGCTAACAGCAGCTCTTGCAATGCAGGGCGGTAACTACCGCTTGTCTGGTGTGCCTCGTATGCATGAAAGGCCAATTCGAGATTTAGTGGATGGTCTGCGCCAAGTGGGCGCAAAGATTGACTATGAATTACAAGAAGGTTATCCGCCGATCAAGATTCTTGCTGCTGATATTGAAATTCAAGATGTAGTGAAGGTACGCGGCGATGTCTCTAGCCAATTCCTGACAGCCTTGTTGATGGCTTTGCCTTTAGTTGCAAAACAGCCAGTTCGGATCGAAGTGATTGGTGAGTTGATTTCTCGTCCTTATATCGATATCACGCTCAAGCTCATGGCGCGTTTTGGTGTCAAAGTAGCTTGTCCTGATGCACAGTCTTTTGTAATTCCTGCAAAGACTTCTGATGCGGTTTATCAAAGCCCTGGCGCCCTATCGGTTGAGGGTGACGCATCTTCTGCTTCTTACTTCTTGGCGCTTGGCGCGATTGGTGGTGGACCAGTGCGTGTCTTGGGTGTTGGTAGTCAAAGTATTCAGGGTGATGTGGCTTTTGCTGATGCACTCGCATTAATGGGTGCAAAGATTTCTTTTGGGGAAGATTGGATTGAAGTTACTGGCGTTCAGAATACGAATGGCAAGCTCAATGGCATTACGATCGATTGCACAGAAATTCCGGATGCGGCGATGACTTTGGCAGTTGCAGCTTTATTTGCTGAAGGCCCTACGCGTTTGAACAATATTGCGAGCTGGCGTGTGAAGGAAACGGATCGTATTGCAGCAATGACTAAGGAATTAACAAAAGTGGGCGCCATTGTCGAAGAGGGCGCTGATTACATCGTAGTCCAAGCGCCATCGTCTGCTTCTGACTGGAAGTCTTCCGCTGAAGGTATCGATACTTATGATGACCATCGTATGGCCATGTGCTTCTCATTAGCCGCTTTTGGCCCTAATGCGCTCAAGATCAATGATCCCAACTGTGTTGCTAAAACCTTCCCCACTTACTTTGCTGAGTTCGCAAAGATCGTCTCCTAG
- a CDS encoding prephenate dehydrogenase/arogenate dehydrogenase family protein — protein sequence MAIINPSSNYGTVAIVGVGLIGASLGLALKKAGVVNQVLGVGRSAPNLDQALKMGAIDAAVDLAEATKQADVIVLCMPVAQMRAAFEAIEPHLEPRTMITDAGSTKGDVILAAKEVLGKKACQFVPAHPIAGGAQHGAGAAKADLFEGKQTILCPLQENSPQDTDLIEGFWQSVGSVVKKISCVQHDAIYAAVSHLPHLLSYALMASVVNSEDADQKLGHVGAGFKDFTRIAASSPEMWRDICLGNRTAVLKELDQYLLIVNHMRKLIAENDGSGLEKLFKKASKARQDLDVL from the coding sequence ATGGCCATCATTAATCCATCCAGTAATTACGGTACCGTTGCGATTGTTGGTGTTGGTCTAATTGGTGCTTCCTTAGGCCTAGCATTAAAAAAAGCGGGCGTGGTCAATCAGGTCTTGGGTGTCGGCCGTAGCGCCCCGAATCTAGATCAAGCTCTCAAGATGGGTGCTATAGATGCTGCAGTGGATCTGGCTGAGGCGACTAAGCAGGCCGATGTGATTGTGTTGTGTATGCCAGTGGCGCAGATGCGTGCAGCCTTTGAAGCCATCGAACCTCATCTCGAACCCAGAACAATGATTACAGATGCGGGCAGTACTAAGGGTGATGTGATTTTGGCTGCCAAAGAAGTCTTGGGTAAAAAAGCTTGCCAGTTTGTACCAGCTCATCCGATTGCAGGTGGTGCGCAACATGGTGCTGGCGCTGCAAAAGCAGATTTATTTGAAGGTAAGCAAACCATTCTTTGCCCCCTGCAAGAAAACTCTCCACAAGATACAGATTTAATCGAAGGCTTTTGGCAGTCAGTTGGCTCTGTTGTTAAAAAGATTTCTTGTGTTCAGCATGATGCGATCTATGCAGCAGTCTCCCATTTGCCACATCTGTTGTCTTATGCATTAATGGCCAGTGTTGTGAACTCAGAGGATGCCGATCAAAAGCTTGGTCATGTGGGCGCAGGCTTTAAAGATTTCACACGTATTGCAGCTTCGAGCCCAGAGATGTGGCGTGATATTTGCTTGGGTAATCGCACCGCAGTTCTCAAGGAGCTTGACCAATATTTGCTCATCGTGAACCACATGCGTAAATTGATTGCTGAGAATGATGGTTCAGGCTTAGAGAAGTTATTCAAGAAGGCCAGCAAAGCACGCCAAGACTTGGATGTACTTTGA
- the hisC gene encoding histidinol-phosphate transaminase, with protein MTSKSNIGLKHIHAIAPYVGGRPISEVAREYGLDENKIVKLASNENPLGMPKSAQDAMLKAASDLGRYPDSNGFELKAVLSARLGVPADWITLGNGSNDILELAARAVAQASDEVIFSKHAFAVYPLATQAVGAKAIEVAATAMYGHDLPAMLQAVKASGDKAKLVFVANPNNPTGSYLSAKEIEDFLMAVPAHVVVVLDEAYNEYLALEQRYDAIAWVKRFPNMILSRSFSKAYGLAGLRIGYGVAQPALTDLLNRIRQPFNVNSLAQAAAIAAFQDSAFLQKGFELNRAGLVQLTQAFDAIGLTYLPSAGNFVLVRVGEDDGAGTRINLELLKRGIIVRPVGNYGLPQWLRISIGLPEENAAFISALQDILAQQ; from the coding sequence ATGACATCAAAATCTAATATCGGTTTAAAGCATATTCATGCGATAGCACCCTATGTTGGCGGGCGACCTATCAGTGAGGTTGCGCGTGAATACGGCCTTGATGAAAACAAGATCGTGAAGTTGGCTTCCAATGAAAATCCATTGGGTATGCCAAAGTCGGCGCAAGATGCCATGCTGAAGGCTGCGAGTGACTTAGGTCGCTATCCAGACTCTAATGGTTTTGAATTAAAGGCTGTTTTGTCAGCGCGCTTAGGTGTTCCAGCGGATTGGATTACTTTAGGTAATGGTAGTAACGACATTTTGGAGTTAGCTGCACGTGCAGTGGCTCAAGCTAGCGATGAAGTGATTTTCTCTAAACATGCCTTTGCGGTTTATCCATTGGCGACACAAGCTGTTGGCGCTAAGGCGATTGAGGTGGCTGCAACTGCAATGTATGGTCATGACCTGCCTGCCATGCTGCAAGCAGTTAAAGCCTCAGGTGATAAAGCGAAGTTGGTGTTTGTGGCTAATCCCAATAATCCGACTGGCAGTTACCTCAGCGCTAAAGAGATCGAAGATTTCTTAATGGCTGTGCCTGCTCATGTGGTGGTCGTGCTGGATGAGGCTTATAACGAGTACCTTGCCCTAGAGCAGCGCTATGACGCTATTGCTTGGGTCAAGCGCTTCCCAAATATGATCTTGTCGCGTAGCTTCTCTAAAGCGTATGGTTTGGCAGGCTTACGAATCGGATATGGTGTCGCTCAACCTGCCTTGACAGATCTACTCAATCGAATTCGGCAACCATTTAACGTCAATAGTCTTGCGCAGGCAGCTGCGATCGCAGCATTTCAAGATTCTGCTTTCTTGCAGAAAGGCTTTGAATTGAATCGCGCTGGTTTAGTTCAACTGACACAAGCATTTGATGCAATTGGCTTAACCTATCTTCCGTCAGCTGGAAACTTTGTGCTGGTGAGAGTGGGCGAGGATGATGGTGCTGGTACTCGTATTAATTTAGAGTTGCTTAAGCGTGGCATTATTGTTCGCCCAGTTGGTAATTATGGTTTGCCACAGTGGTTACGGATCTCTATCGGCTTACCTGAAGAGAATGCGGCTTTTATTTCTGCCCTACAAGATATTTTGGCGCAGCAATAA
- the pheA gene encoding prephenate dehydratase has protein sequence MSSKDQSTEEQRLAPIRDKIDELDAQILDLLSQRAKAAQEVGHIKGGFSSPVFRPERERQVVARLQELSKGPLLPDGIAAIWREVMSACRALEARQTIAYLGPVGTFSEQAAQTYFGHSIAGLPCNSLDEVFKVVEKGVAQFGVVPVENSSEGAISRTLDLLLDSPMRISGEVVLPIRHHLLTKSGSLDGVTTVCAHAQALAQCQQWLSLHAPHLKRQAVSSNAEAARMVANDPTLAAIAGDPAQEAYGLQAVAAQIQDDPHNRTRFVVVGTYECQPTGKDQTSLVLSVDNQPGAVHRLLEPLAKHGVSMNRFESRPARKGTWEYHFYIDVAGHAEDTKVAKALEELKTTAAFYKNLGSYPHSA, from the coding sequence CCAAAGACCAGAGTACAGAAGAACAGCGACTGGCGCCAATCCGCGACAAAATCGATGAACTGGATGCGCAGATTTTAGATTTGTTATCACAGCGTGCAAAAGCTGCTCAAGAGGTCGGCCACATTAAAGGTGGGTTTTCATCACCAGTGTTTAGGCCGGAGCGTGAGCGTCAAGTTGTTGCGCGCTTACAGGAGCTCAGCAAGGGCCCGTTGTTGCCTGATGGTATTGCAGCAATTTGGCGTGAGGTGATGTCGGCTTGTCGTGCCCTAGAGGCTCGTCAGACGATTGCCTATCTTGGACCAGTAGGAACATTTTCAGAGCAAGCAGCTCAAACCTATTTTGGTCACTCGATTGCTGGTCTTCCTTGCAACAGTTTGGATGAAGTATTTAAGGTGGTAGAGAAGGGTGTGGCGCAGTTTGGTGTTGTACCAGTAGAAAATTCTAGTGAGGGTGCGATTTCAAGAACCCTAGACTTGCTTCTAGATTCACCGATGCGGATTAGCGGTGAAGTGGTGCTACCCATTCGTCACCATCTGCTAACTAAGAGCGGTAGTTTAGACGGCGTGACCACGGTTTGCGCTCACGCCCAAGCTTTAGCGCAATGTCAGCAATGGTTGAGTTTGCATGCTCCCCACTTAAAACGTCAGGCAGTGAGTAGTAATGCAGAGGCTGCTCGTATGGTTGCTAATGATCCGACTTTAGCGGCGATTGCTGGAGACCCTGCACAAGAAGCTTATGGATTGCAGGCAGTAGCTGCACAGATTCAGGATGATCCTCATAACCGTACCCGTTTTGTAGTGGTCGGGACTTATGAGTGTCAGCCTACCGGCAAAGATCAAACATCTCTGGTGCTATCAGTAGATAACCAACCAGGTGCTGTGCATCGTTTATTAGAGCCCTTGGCTAAGCATGGCGTTTCCATGAATCGCTTTGAATCTCGCCCTGCTCGCAAGGGAACTTGGGAGTACCACTTCTATATTGATGTAGCGGGGCATGCTGAAGATACAAAAGTAGCCAAAGCCCTGGAAGAGTTAAAAACGACAGCTGCTTTTTATAAAAACCTCGGCTCATATCCTCATTCAGCATGA